The following proteins are encoded in a genomic region of Coffea eugenioides isolate CCC68of chromosome 6, Ceug_1.0, whole genome shotgun sequence:
- the LOC113773430 gene encoding serine/threonine protein phosphatase 2A 57 kDa regulatory subunit B' kappa isoform-like isoform X2, translating to MLKQILAKLPRKSLKSDSLTSVGSDSCNTSPNSDNGIQFTNTCSVISSRLNVVKRKSWAIFPASIIAGGDLVEPHVPFKDVPNADKQSLFVSKLNLCCLVYDFSDPGKNTKEKDLKHQILLELGDFVASGSAKFTESAIAAICKMCAVNLFRDFPPRYHSHVPRGESEEEEPLFDPAWSHLQLVYDLLLRVLNQNSLDAKLAKKYIDHSFIIRILDLFDSEDPRERDCLKSILHRLYGKFMMHRPFIRKAVSNIFYRFVFETERHNGIAELLEVFGSVISGFALPLKEEHKVFLSRALIPLHKPKSLGVYHQQLAYCVVQFVEKEQKLAVMVIQGLLKYWPVTSSQKELMFLSELEELLEMISMVDFEKIMVPLFRRMSCCLNSSHFQVAERAHFLWNNDHVLNLIAHNRHVIMPMTFSALEWNSRNHWNKTVLNLTQNLRKVLSEMDQELALACQNKVEEENSKSSLAAEKRKMTWERLETAASCQSIVSSISGVRESASCVVSY from the exons ATGCTTAAGCAAATTTTAGCTAAACTCCCTAGGAAGTCATTAAAATCTGATTCATTAACCTCTGTTGGAAGTGATTCTTGCAACACTAGTCCAAATTCAGACAACGGCATCCAATTTACCAACACTTGCAGTGTGATATCGAGTAGACTGAATGTAGTAAAGAGGAAGTCTTGGGCAATTTTTCCTGCTAGCATCATAGCTGGAGGGGACTTGGTCGAGCCTCATGTTCCTTTTAAAGATGTTCCAAACGCTGATAAACAGAGCTTATTCGTGAGTAAGTTAAATCTCTGCTGTTTGGTATATGACTTCAGCGATCCAGGCAAGAACACCAAGGAGAAAGACCTTAAACACCAGATATTATTAGAACTTGGTGATTTTGTTGCTTCAGGTTCTGCAAAATTCACTGAATCGGCAATTGCTGCAATTTGCAAAATGTGCGCGGTTAACTTGTTCAGAGACTTTCCACCCCGATATCACTCTCATGTTCCTCGTGGTGAAAGTGAAGAAGAAGAACCATTATTTGATCCAGCTTGGTCCCATTTGCAGCTTGTCTATGATCTGCTTCTCCGAGTCCTGAATCAAAATAGTCTTGATGCAAAGCTAGCTAAGAAGTACATTGACCACTCTTTCATTATAAGgatacttgatttatttgactCTGAGGATCCAAGAGAAAGAGATTGTTTGAAATCAATTCTGCATCGTCTTTATGGAAAGTTCATGATGCACAGGCCTTTTATCAGAAAGGCTGTAAGCAATATATTCTACCGATTTGTTTTCGAGACTGAACGACATAATGGAATTGCTGAGCTACTGGAGGTATTTGGGAGTGTAATAAGTGGGTTTGCTTTACCATTGAAGGAGGAGCACAAAGTGTTCCTCTCCAGGGCTTTAATTCCTTTACATAAACCAAAATCACTGGGTGTCTATCATCAGCAGTTGGCATACTGTGTTGTACAGTTTGTTGAAAAGGAGCAAAAGTTGGCTGTAATGGTGATACAGGGGCTTCTGAAATACTGGCCTGTAACAAGTAGTCAGAAGGAATTGATGTTTTTAAGTGAGTTAGAAgagctattggaaatgattagcaTGGTAGACTTTGAGAAGATCATGGTGCCGTTGTTTCGGCGTATGTCATGCTGCCTCAACAGCTCCCACTTTCAG GTAGCTGAGAGAGCACACTTTTTGTGGAACAATGATCATGTGCTTAATCTCATTGCACATAACAGACATGTTATCATGCCTATGACCTTTTCAGCTTTGGAATGGAACAGCCGGAACCACTGGAATAAAACAGTTCTAAACCTTACACAGAATTTAAGGAAGGTTTTATCTGAAATGGATCAAGAACTGGCACTTGCCTGCCAAAACAAGGTGGAGGAGGAAAACTCAAAGTCAAGCTTGGCTGCTGAGAAGCGGAAAATGACTTGGGAACGCCTTGAAACTGCTGCTAGCTGCCAATCAATAGTCAGTAGCATTTCAGGAGTCAGAGAATCAGCCTCTTGTGTTGTTAGCTACTAA
- the LOC113773430 gene encoding serine/threonine protein phosphatase 2A 57 kDa regulatory subunit B' kappa isoform-like isoform X1, with product MNVLKLVDWRPATMLKQILAKLPRKSLKSDSLTSVGSDSCNTSPNSDNGIQFTNTCSVISSRLNVVKRKSWAIFPASIIAGGDLVEPHVPFKDVPNADKQSLFVSKLNLCCLVYDFSDPGKNTKEKDLKHQILLELGDFVASGSAKFTESAIAAICKMCAVNLFRDFPPRYHSHVPRGESEEEEPLFDPAWSHLQLVYDLLLRVLNQNSLDAKLAKKYIDHSFIIRILDLFDSEDPRERDCLKSILHRLYGKFMMHRPFIRKAVSNIFYRFVFETERHNGIAELLEVFGSVISGFALPLKEEHKVFLSRALIPLHKPKSLGVYHQQLAYCVVQFVEKEQKLAVMVIQGLLKYWPVTSSQKELMFLSELEELLEMISMVDFEKIMVPLFRRMSCCLNSSHFQVAERAHFLWNNDHVLNLIAHNRHVIMPMTFSALEWNSRNHWNKTVLNLTQNLRKVLSEMDQELALACQNKVEEENSKSSLAAEKRKMTWERLETAASCQSIVSSISGVRESASCVVSY from the exons ATGAATGTGCTGAAGCTTGTTG ATTGGAGACCTGCTACTATGCTTAAGCAAATTTTAGCTAAACTCCCTAGGAAGTCATTAAAATCTGATTCATTAACCTCTGTTGGAAGTGATTCTTGCAACACTAGTCCAAATTCAGACAACGGCATCCAATTTACCAACACTTGCAGTGTGATATCGAGTAGACTGAATGTAGTAAAGAGGAAGTCTTGGGCAATTTTTCCTGCTAGCATCATAGCTGGAGGGGACTTGGTCGAGCCTCATGTTCCTTTTAAAGATGTTCCAAACGCTGATAAACAGAGCTTATTCGTGAGTAAGTTAAATCTCTGCTGTTTGGTATATGACTTCAGCGATCCAGGCAAGAACACCAAGGAGAAAGACCTTAAACACCAGATATTATTAGAACTTGGTGATTTTGTTGCTTCAGGTTCTGCAAAATTCACTGAATCGGCAATTGCTGCAATTTGCAAAATGTGCGCGGTTAACTTGTTCAGAGACTTTCCACCCCGATATCACTCTCATGTTCCTCGTGGTGAAAGTGAAGAAGAAGAACCATTATTTGATCCAGCTTGGTCCCATTTGCAGCTTGTCTATGATCTGCTTCTCCGAGTCCTGAATCAAAATAGTCTTGATGCAAAGCTAGCTAAGAAGTACATTGACCACTCTTTCATTATAAGgatacttgatttatttgactCTGAGGATCCAAGAGAAAGAGATTGTTTGAAATCAATTCTGCATCGTCTTTATGGAAAGTTCATGATGCACAGGCCTTTTATCAGAAAGGCTGTAAGCAATATATTCTACCGATTTGTTTTCGAGACTGAACGACATAATGGAATTGCTGAGCTACTGGAGGTATTTGGGAGTGTAATAAGTGGGTTTGCTTTACCATTGAAGGAGGAGCACAAAGTGTTCCTCTCCAGGGCTTTAATTCCTTTACATAAACCAAAATCACTGGGTGTCTATCATCAGCAGTTGGCATACTGTGTTGTACAGTTTGTTGAAAAGGAGCAAAAGTTGGCTGTAATGGTGATACAGGGGCTTCTGAAATACTGGCCTGTAACAAGTAGTCAGAAGGAATTGATGTTTTTAAGTGAGTTAGAAgagctattggaaatgattagcaTGGTAGACTTTGAGAAGATCATGGTGCCGTTGTTTCGGCGTATGTCATGCTGCCTCAACAGCTCCCACTTTCAG GTAGCTGAGAGAGCACACTTTTTGTGGAACAATGATCATGTGCTTAATCTCATTGCACATAACAGACATGTTATCATGCCTATGACCTTTTCAGCTTTGGAATGGAACAGCCGGAACCACTGGAATAAAACAGTTCTAAACCTTACACAGAATTTAAGGAAGGTTTTATCTGAAATGGATCAAGAACTGGCACTTGCCTGCCAAAACAAGGTGGAGGAGGAAAACTCAAAGTCAAGCTTGGCTGCTGAGAAGCGGAAAATGACTTGGGAACGCCTTGAAACTGCTGCTAGCTGCCAATCAATAGTCAGTAGCATTTCAGGAGTCAGAGAATCAGCCTCTTGTGTTGTTAGCTACTAA